In the genome of Nocardioides sp. NBC_00368, the window TGCTTGTCGTCGTTGTCGACGTAGGACCCGAACAGGCCGTGGCCACCGATCCGCTCGACCTCGCCCAGGAAGGCTGCCAGGTCGTCCGCGTCGCGGAGCCCGTCGACGGCAGCCCTCAGGCCATCCAGCGGCCGTACGCCGCGCTCCGCCACCGCCGCCTCGTCCATGAAGCTCGCGAAGAGGTCGCCGATCTTCTGGGCGTCGCTGCCCGGCTCGCCGCCGGACGCCGCGAGCTCCTCGATGATCGCGCGCACGTCCTTCTCGGCCTGGTCGGCGAGCATCACGAACGGCCCCCAGCTGGACCGGTCGGCCGGGATCTCGACCTCTCGGAGCCAGGTGCCGTTGACGAACCCGAACAGGTCGTCCTGCGGCCGGATGCTGTCGTCCATGCCCGGGCGGGCGTCATCAAGAATCGTCACAGGCCCCAGCGTAGATGCGGCGTCCCAAGCGGGTGGGCAACTACCCCGGGGTTAGCCAGGTTTGACGATCCGGTTCATCTCGAAGTGCATCGGGTCGGTCCACTTCCAGTTGCCGCCCCAGGTGAAGCCCCAGCGCTCGAAGATGGAGACGACGGTGCGGTCCATCTCGCCGACGGTGCCGCGCTGGTTGCCGGCGGTGTTGAGGTCGACGGCGGTGCCGAACGCGTGGTTGGAGAGCTGGGTGGTGTTGGCGATGAAGCGGGGGTAGTAGCAGCCGGCGTACTGCGACGGGATGATCTTCTTGGCCAGGCCGCGGTCGACGACCTCCTGCAGTGCCGCACGCAGCTGCGGGATCATCACCTTGTTGCAGGTCACCGAGCCGAGGATCGGCACCTGGGCGGTCACGATGTGGGAGCTCACCCAGCTCGAGGCGGGGGTGATGGTGCCGTCGCCGTTGGCGCGGTAGGTGTAGTTGCCGACGGCCTCGGCGACGGTGCCGACGACGTAGGCCTTCTGGGGAGCGTTGGGGTCGAGGCCGGCGCGGGCGACGACGTCGAGGCGCTGGACCGAGGCGTCCGAGCCGACGACCTTCTGGATCGGGGCGACGACCCGGTTGGGGGCGATGGCGGCGGTGGAGACGATGAGCGCGTTGCCCTTCTCCATGCCCATCTCCTCGCCCCACTTGTGGTTGACCACGGCGGCGGCGAGGCCCGGGGGCTGGGGAGCGTACGCACCGACGTGGACCTTGGTCGCGTCCTTCTTCGACCCCAGCTGGACGAACCCGTCCTTGTCGGCCGGGAGCTCGTCCTGGCGCTCGGGGTCGATCGCCACCTCACCACCGGCGACGCGCTGCCAGACCTCGTCGGAGTCGGCGCTCTGGAAGGGGGCGAAGTTGCGGTAGGTCGACGGGTCGACCGCGACCACCTTCACCAGCCGTCCCTCGACACTGACCTGGGCCATCGAGATCTGCTCGACCCCGGACACACCGTCGAGAGACCGGATCTTCTTGACGTCGCCGGACGAGAGGGTGTCCTCGGAGAGGATCAGCAGGTCGGTGGAGTGCAGCGTGCCCTCACGCTTGCCGGGCATCTCCACGGCGTGCGAGGGGTCGGCGACAGGGCTCTCGTCCTTCGTGGCCCCGCTCGCGCTCGCGCTGCCGCTCGGGGTGGCCGGCTTCGCCGGCTCGCCCGCACAGGCTGCCAGGGTCACCACGAGGACCGCCCCGATCGCCGCGGCCGCTCTCAACGAGACCTGTCGCATCCAGTCACCTCCCCGCAGGAAGGTTAGGCGAGGGTTGGTGACGACCCAACTCAGCCGAGGACCCGCGAAGCCAGCCAGGCGATGTCGTCGGCCGTCTCGTCGGGCGACTTGGTGGGCTGCATGACGTGGCTCAGCACGACCCGCACGACCATCTCGATGGCGACATCGGCCTGATGGTCGCTGAGCCCATGGTCGAACTTGTCGATGTGCTGGTGGATGATCTCGATCGCGTAGCCGAGCAGCCCCTCGCTGTGACTGGTCAGGTAGGGCAGCAGCTCGGTGTCGGCGCCGTGGGTGGCCGAGACGACCGCGTGCAGCAGCTTGTTGTCCTGGGCACGGTCGAGCACGCCGTACGTCGCCTGCCGGATCGCCCCGAGGAAGTCGTCCTCCTCGTCGAAGGCCGCGCTCACGACGGCGAGGAACTGCTCCAGCTCACGCAGGATCAGCGACTTGGCCAGGGCCGGTTTGGCGCCGATGTCGTTGTAGACGGTCTGCCTGCTGACGCCGCAGCGCTCGGCGATGCGCGACATCGTCACGCTCGCCCACCCGGTCTCGGTCGTCATCTCGACGGCAGCGTCGAGGATCCGCTGACGGGTGGTTTCAGGTACTCCGGCCGCCATGGGGCCAGAGTCTAGTGCGCCCGGCCCCTAGGACTCGACCGAGTCCGACGCCAGCGGAACGAAGTCGACCTTCTCCCGGACACCGCAGTCCGGACAGCACCAGTCGTCGGGGACGTCCGCCCAGGCGGTCCCGGCGGCGAAACCCTCGGACTCGTTGCCCTCCTCGACGCGGTAGGTGTAGCCGCAGCCGGGGCAGCGCGCGGCCAGCACCTCGGCCGCGATGACCTGGGCGACGGTGTCGTCACCGGCCTCGGCCCGGTCGGCGGCGGGCGGCGGATACTTCGCCAGGATCTTCTCGCGCTTGCGCGGCAGGATGTTGGCCCGCGACATGTCGCCGTCGAAGTGCGCGAGCACCCGTGGATCCATCACCCGGCGCCAGACCGGCGGCAGGATCGCGAGCAGGATCATCCCGGCGTAGCCGGTCGGCAGCACCGGAGACTCCTTGTAGTCGCGCAGGGTCTGGTAGCGGCGTAC includes:
- a CDS encoding TetR family transcriptional regulator, producing MAAGVPETTRQRILDAAVEMTTETGWASVTMSRIAERCGVSRQTVYNDIGAKPALAKSLILRELEQFLAVVSAAFDEEDDFLGAIRQATYGVLDRAQDNKLLHAVVSATHGADTELLPYLTSHSEGLLGYAIEIIHQHIDKFDHGLSDHQADVAIEMVVRVVLSHVMQPTKSPDETADDIAWLASRVLG
- a CDS encoding M15 family metallopeptidase, with the translated sequence MRQVSLRAAAAIGAVLVVTLAACAGEPAKPATPSGSASASGATKDESPVADPSHAVEMPGKREGTLHSTDLLILSEDTLSSGDVKKIRSLDGVSGVEQISMAQVSVEGRLVKVVAVDPSTYRNFAPFQSADSDEVWQRVAGGEVAIDPERQDELPADKDGFVQLGSKKDATKVHVGAYAPQPPGLAAAVVNHKWGEEMGMEKGNALIVSTAAIAPNRVVAPIQKVVGSDASVQRLDVVARAGLDPNAPQKAYVVGTVAEAVGNYTYRANGDGTITPASSWVSSHIVTAQVPILGSVTCNKVMIPQLRAALQEVVDRGLAKKIIPSQYAGCYYPRFIANTTQLSNHAFGTAVDLNTAGNQRGTVGEMDRTVVSIFERWGFTWGGNWKWTDPMHFEMNRIVKPG